In a genomic window of Papilio machaon chromosome 4, ilPapMach1.1, whole genome shotgun sequence:
- the LOC106710838 gene encoding sterol O-acyltransferase 2, giving the protein MTETQKDNLRKRKQEVLTQNGLTKQHEEKKSLAEFTHRHSPLTVLIEGSLHIRAIYHIFVVILLILLCDTVIYDFVERGKINIGTTSVIEGFGDIRRGAKIWLLELAIAVAFYPGLRLYAGTRKFLVKFPAALKIWSIMGILGVAVLEVSVIAIPTWDLGKKKLALASSTAVTCEMFRFAMKIHAAAVACAPQCRDDLAKLPTFKHYVYFLFAPTLVYRDEYPRTKKIRWGIVLFHFLEVAAIIFYNSFLWERFILPYWSDYGKEPKVEAGTVVRNMFACVLPGVISFLCGFYCLLHAWHNAFAEMLTFGDRLFYEEWWTTSQFSRYYRAWNRVVYSWLRDHIYRPLSPRAGRALSTLTVFVVSAVAHEVILSLSFGFFYPVLMMEFGGLGLLMLPLTASTGRRFPSFLNLMMWLSFFIGNGLLWSLYPMEYFARKNCPPKENDSFFIPKSWSCPEIVLKPNWSFQNPFNIIY; this is encoded by the exons ATGACCGAAAcacaaaaagataatttgCGAAAACGCAAACAAGAAGTTCTAACACAAAATGGACTCACAAAGCAACATGAAGAAAAGAAGTCACTTGCAGAATTTACGCATCGGCATTCACCTCTAACGGTACTCATAGAAGGTTCACTTCATATAAGAGCCATATACCATATATTTGTGGTCATCCTGCTGATCCTTCTCTGTGACACCGTGATATACGACTTCGTTGAACGTGGAAA aataaacaTCGGAACAACATCAGTGATCGAAGGATTTGGTGACATACGTCGAGGTGCTAAAATCTGGTTGTTAGAACTTGCAATCGCAGTCGCTTTCTATCCCGGGCTAAGATTATATGCTGGTACAAGAaaatttttagtgaaatttCCAG CGGCACTGAAAATATGGTCAATCATGGGCATTCTTGGCGTTGCCGTTCTGGAGGTGTCGGTAATAGCGATACCCACGTGGGACCTGGGCAAAAAGAAACTTGCATTAGCCTCTTCTACTGCTGTTACTTGTGAAAtg TTTAGATTTGCAATGAAAATTCACGCGGCTGCCGTCGCCTGCGCCCCGCAATGTCGAGACGATCTTGCAAAACTGCCTACATTCAAGCACTATGTATACTTTCTATTCGCACCCACCTTAGTGTATAGAGATGAATATCCaag aacaaagaaaattagaTGGGGTAtagtattatttcattttctggAGGTAGcggcaataatattttacaacagTTTTCTTTgggaaagatttattttaccttACTGGTCAGATTACGGAAAAGAACCCAAA gtGGAAGCGGGCACCGTGGTGCGAAACATGTTCGCCTGCGTCCTGCCCGGCGTAATTTCCTTCCTGTGCGGTTTCTATTGTCTACTGCACGCTTGGCACAATGCTTTTGCAGAGATGCTAACATTTGGCGACCGACTCTTTTACGaa GAATGGTGGACAACTTCTCAGTTCTCACGTTACTATCGTGCGTGGAATCGCGTCGTGTACTCGTGGCTGCGCGACCACATCTACAGGCCGCTGTCGCCGCGGGCTGGACGAGCACTTTCCACTCTAACAGTTTTTgtt gtatcAGCAGTGGCACATGAAGTGATTCTATCATTATCCTTCGGATTCTTCTATCCAGTACTTATGATGGAGTTCGGAGGTCTTGGGTTGCTAATGTTGCCGCTCACAGCGTCAACTGGACGACGATTTCCCAGTTTTCTTAACCTCATGATGTGGCTCTCCTTCTTCATAGGCAATG GTCTGTTATGGAGCCTTTATCCGATGGAGTATTTCGCAAGAAAAAATTGTCCACCCAAAGAAAATGACAGCTTTTTTATACCGAAGTCTTGGTCTTGTCCGGAAATAGTGCTTAAACCAAATTGGAGTTTTCAAAAcccatttaatataatttactag